Part of the Quercus lobata isolate SW786 chromosome 6, ValleyOak3.0 Primary Assembly, whole genome shotgun sequence genome, AGGGCCCTCCAGTCAGTCACTTTCTTAGTGTTGTTGCACCCGCTATTGTTGatttgctcttcttcttcattatttTCTGATATGAGAGATATTGAGCTCGGCCTTTTTATTAATGGTAGAGATGGGCTCTCTAGCTGAGGAAGTTGTACAAACGGATCAGACTGCATGAATCTCATGTTTTCCGCTTCTAACTCTTGCTTACACAAGAAATTCTGTGCTAAAAAGTTTTGGGGTTGCCTTGAAATGAAATCGATCGGATCCACCACTGAGCTGACCCCACTTGATTCATCATAGAAGTAGCTAGAGTCCCACCCTTCAATGCTTTTGGTTTGGCCAGTGGTTCGCTTCTTGAATGCTCTACATACCACCCATCCTTCTTCCTGCAATAACTTAACCAAAGTCAATTATGAGATTAAAGCGTTCcacattttttcaaatttatttgtacaaatttttttgattattaGCTCAAAGCCTGTTgtaatattaagaaaattaaagatatgattttacttctttttggtacatatgttttcctttttgcttttatgagctttctttttcgGTCTGTTCGGTAAAGAGAAGTAGAAGTAGTAGATATAGTCAAAGGGGATGAACGAATTAAGtggagaatttgaatttttcttttgaaaaaccGTATGGGACAAAGCTCATACCGGAAAAGGAATTGAAACAAAGCTTACATGCTTTTGGATGTATTAACTTTTGACTTAAGAGTTGGTGGAAGTCATCTTCGTAGAAAACATACGCGGTGTGACTGAGATCGCATATTAGTGGTCTATGTAATGAAAAGCAAAAGTGATTGTGAAGGTGAATAATTTGGTCGTAGAAAAATCAATTCACACTATAAAACCccttattttgtttaaagtcTTACGAAAGTTCATTAGGCActttggagaaagagaaagaagtacCAATACGACCATAGGTTTACTTTATAGCATGAACCGATTGTAGTGGCACGGCAAGAAAACATGGGACTAAAAGAAAGTAATGGATTTCAAACATTTGTTTATGCAAAATAGAAGAGAGCATAGAGTAGGTCAAGAAAGGAAAAGGGACATAGATATAGTGTaggtagcatatatatatatatatatatatatattggatgatGCTTGCCTGTGGAGGTCCATTTTCATCAGATTCAAGCCTATACTCATGCATGATCCAGTCACTTTTCTGGCCATTTGGTGCGCGTCCCTTGTAGAAGACAAGGGTTTTCCTCATGCCAATCAGCTTGGCCTTATCATACACTGCCTTGTCTCTGCCGGTCGCTTTCCAAAACCCCGCCATTGTAGCTCTGTTAGTCCTCGTCCCCGTCGGATACTTCTTATCCTTGTGGCTGAAGAAATACCACTCATTTTGCTCCTCATATCCGATCCGGCATCTCTCTGTTCATTGCCATTCAGATCGCTCAtgttaaacacacacacataatataCATACTCATACACTAAGAGCCTTGCAACTCAAAAACAAATCATGGTTCAAATCCCTGTTGTAagtattgaattttattaaggaaaaaaaaaacctcgaaGATGGTCATTGAAGTGCAACCCTGTGATGCATTAGGTGGATGGAATCATGGAACTAGATGTATATTTATGGATCCACAAACGACAAGAAAGATATATACACCATTGTTATAAACCTTAATAATTAAGATGGATCCAAACTCAACTACTAGTCTACTATATATCTAGAAGAGTTGGTATAGCTAAAACCCTAATATATACTAAATGGATCAAACAACCTAAAAGGAATAGAACATGTTACCTACGTACATACCTTGGAGATCCCAGGGTTCGATCCTGTACAGATCGATATCTCTGATGACATCAAGATCGATCTTTTGTGACGCAACTTTCTTCCTCAGGTAATACCCAACAAGCTCCTCATCCGTTGGGTGAAATCGAAAACCAGGTGGGACAGACGATTCCATCGACTCCATCATAACAATTGGTTACTGCATCAAATTCACCACCAACATTAATAACCACAACCCTTTACTTTCatcatctcaaaatcataaCCAATGTGAAGTTATAAAGAAATAGAAGAGCTAGAAATCAACGAACCAaggcaaagaaataaaaggctAAAAAAAGGCAAAGTCTAGAAATTGTCaaggaggaaaaaagaaatataaaagaaataatgaatTCTGGAAACAAAAAGGTGACGGGTGTTATGGGAGATAATCATCAACTCATTTGGTGGTGAGCAACAACACGCACCATACCATATTTCCCAAGGGAAATTAATAAGCGCgtgttaaaaaacaaaacccattaaTCAGAAACAATGATTTTCTTGGGGTGATAAAAGAAGAGGAGGTGAAATGGAAAGGAAAACCAAATCATGAGTTTGATAAAAACCAAGAGAAGTTGGGAGCTTGGCCTCTATTTCTTCAAGGGTCTGCAAGAAACGGACAAGTAGAGGTTTGTGCTAATGATGTTGTCTTGTGTTGGTGAATGGTAGAAATGATGCATCAAGAACGGGGTTCCCATTACAGCACTAATAAACAAATAGATGAGAACACTCAAttgatttaatatttaaatgggacagcactaaacaaattaacagtaatgataaaacaaacaaaaaaaaatactaattttttttcaaataggAAAGAATGTTGGTGCGAAAATTAAGATAAAAGTCAGACACATTTGAGTTTGGAATTTGAGTTGGGATACTAAACAGAGAGATTTAGAGCTTTATTGTAGAAAGGTTTGATTTGGGAATGGACAGGGTGGATGACGTTATCACAAATTAGCACGCGTTTCTCGAAAGAGAAAAGGTTGAGAGACAAAAAGAGAAGCACCGTTCTATTGGATCAGGCCTGCCAAGGAAAATATAAAGCAGAAAAGAGAGCACTCTTAGGCTATTCTGCAGTGTCCGTATCTCAATGCTGAAACGGGGCTCTgaactttttgtctttttgtcgAGAATTTTCAAGGCACTTCtgccttttttctttaatagaCTGTTGGGAAATGCTGACCCAGAAAAAGAACATGTTTTTGGGTGTGCCTCCTTGTACTTACATTTGAATCACTGATATTGTAAACTAAGACAGGATTGGGCGAGTTTAATGAAATTGTGTAATGCATTGCAGACTCAAAGTTTGAACTGAAAAAGCTGCTTTCAGAAGTGAACTCTTAAGGGTTCTGAAACAATAGCCATATGCAGAAGAgggggataaaaaaaaaaaaattaattccgaAAGAATGGTTAGTTTGTGGGTGAACCTGTAATAAATTACGAGGAAAAGGAAAAGTACATTCTAACAATTTGCCACAAACCTTAACCTTCTTGAGGTGTCTTTGTTTAGTACTTGTTTTCAACTCTAAGACCAAAACAAAATAGGTAAAGTGATATGCTACCtgaaagagaggaagagagatcaCCTGAACATCAAACTAGCTAGCTAGGAAGAATAACCATGTAAATTATAGAGGAGTGAGTTAGTGACACAATAATTCTAGACCTAATTtaaagatttgaagatgtgAGACAGGCCCGGAAGAGACTCTGCCCAAATGGGAACTCAAGCAAAGACATCAAAATGGTACAGACCTACTTTCTTCCCTGGACAAAAGATTTTCATCCCATTTGAGATCGAAAGCCTTGcttgatgagagagagattatGACATCTTACTTAAAATCAAGAGAATATATTGAGCAttaatttgaaatgaaatttgcttctagaatttatatataaaaaaaaaaatctcaaaaagaaaGAGCTAGTTTTTAGAATGACAATCTTCCATGCAAACTACAATATAATTGACCTTAATTACCTGCTATCGATAGAGGTCTCAGTGTATTTAGTGGTTTAAGACAGAatcaataaagaagaaaaggacaaattaAGGAGgttaatgaagaagaagaagaagtaaagaaagaaagaaagagaattggAAGAGagaatgataaagaaaattCCGTTAGGAGGAAGAGGGGGAGAGGATATAAAAGGAGGGGAGGGAGTAGGGAGGACCGCTCGATTGCGCATGGCTTGATGGTTGTCCCCAGTTGTTGACGTCATGACTTccttcattctctctttctctgcaaAATACCACTTCGCGTGAGATTTTTACTGTAAATATTGAGGCgccttttagtaaaaaaattaaacatggTGGCCTATATATGGataagaattttctattttggcTTTATTTATTGTTCTAGTTTATGTTCAACTTATGTGTGTCTAATGTGTGCTGTGCTCGACTCCATACTTATAAAACCCAACGTTTAACCATTAAATGAATGATATGATGGGtggctcatatatatatatatatatatatataaaagaggtgatgtttttttgtttttgtttttggagagAGATAGGAGGTGAAGATAAACTACAAAAAAGTGATATAATATTCAATTtaagagtttaatttttttttcatatataaaaacGACTAAAAATATGAAACTTGAATAATCTTtggactttaaaaaaaaagtttaaaagcaaaaacactTAAAAGGCCATAAATAAAAGTGTAAATTTAAGGAAATTATGGTATAGGATCAAAATAacttaacataaaaaaaaaaaaaaatagacggTTCAAATAATAAAACCATATCGTTTGGCTCCCTCCACgcaaatttaatatttttctctcatACCGATATGAAAACGTATACTTAATAATTATGCTCAATTCCATACTACCACAACTTaccatataagatttttttccccttgtaaAGTAACCAAagtttaaagaaagaaaatcaaacacaatACATAATGCAAATTGATAGAGTATAAATTATAGAGTAAAATATTGAGTGAAAATCTTCTGGTCCATTCTAAGTGTTTCATTTTATGTTCCATACTTTGTCGTACATCATGTGTCTTgattttttcccctattttaAACTTTCACTACTTTGTGAggggaaaataaaaatggaatgtATGGCTTGCAATTAGGGGAGCAAAAATAGTGTGGaacatatgatttttatatGTGAAACACCCTTAGTGCTTAGTGGGACATTATTTCTATTCTTCTTTCatctatttttaattaaaattattcaaaaaacaAGTTAGCTTCTTAACCTGTCCTataagtgtgtgtatatatatatatatatgtgtgtgtgtgtgtgttttagtaaaaaaagaagaagaagatattttaCCCCATCACCACTCCATGAGAACTTGTTCTGGAGAACCATGAGAAGACTGGAAATAGCTTaaagatttttatctttttggtaTCTAAGTTAATCTTAATAACATTAATACCAAAGGTGTAGTTTGAAAAATGGTAATAAATGCTTTCAATCTTGATTAAGGTAAAAAATGGTAATAGGAAATAAATGTTATGAGAATATGATACagcttttttgttgttttcattcAATTATATTTTCCCCCACCTTTCACTTTGTTGAGATGAGCCTATCTTTCTGAACTACTACCACGACTCATGAGTCATTATGAATTGTTTACCGCAACAGTTGACcatatttctattttcttagACCACTCAAATCCTCTTATATGTTTCAGTTATGAATATTGCATTTCAAACATCTAAATTATAACTACGATTATATGACTAATTGTAGAACATTCATTTTCTCCCTAAGAATTCATACAAAAGTCCTATTCAACTTTATAACGAATGAATTTTATCTTCAACtttatatatatcatacaaAAGTCCTATTCTCCTTTTAGAAATATTCATTCAAGGTTGTCTATTCGTTAATTTGGACATTTTACGATAAAATTGTTTGTTCTTGTAGGAAACTTCCTTTATTGAAAAAGATCCCAAGCCATATACTATtcgaaaataataaatatttcattCTCAGAATCAGAATAAAACTTTTGAAGACAATAAAGACGAGTTGTCTAGCTCTTGTAATAtcatgaaagtttttttttgagaaacaacttGAATAAGTGTGACTTCGTCAGTTGAGTTGAATGTGTTCAGATGGGCCAAGCTCTCGTCTGGATAATTACGTAAATGAAAGGACAGCTCTTTTTAAGGTGGttaccggtgtggtgcctgtcATAATGTCTCCGATGTCAAAGTTAGAACAAGAAAGTGTTTTCTAAAATGAAACAGAATAACAATAAATGTCTCTCAGATTGTCTATGTACCTTGTGCTGGCaatgtgagggctttatatatgttgcCTTAGATTCTAGCCGTTGTGGTTGACGTTGTGATGTTAATGCCTTTCTTGGTAACGCCTCCTGCCTAGTAATGAGGCTTTAACAGGCTCCCAATGGCCTACATGACTAGCTTTGTAACTACCCAAGTCATTTATTGATTATATTGAATGATTTCTATATCCTCGTCAGTGATGATTGGTTGCTTCGTCCGTCAAGATTACTTCGTCATTCTCAGTGGCTTCGTCTGGGAGATGTGATCTCGTCAATCCCATCACAACTGATTATGAAAGTTGAAACTCAGTaattgcttatatatatatatatatataaagagagagagagagagagagagagagagtagtacAAGATGAATGGCTAGCTAATTGGCATGTATTAATGAATCTAATTTTTTGGAATAATCAACttgtttttttgggtgcaaaaacTATCTATCGTTGTTTCTCTACTGTTTTGCATTGACCGCTACCTTCCAAGGGCCAAACTGAAAACTCCACGTGATCTTATTTCATCGAggtgtttttcatttttattattttcggTTAAGCAAAAAAAGAACACAGTCGTCTTCCTTAAAATATCGTTTAAATCTCACGAAACATCTCATTAGTTCCAATTTCACTCACTTTTGGTTAGTTTTTATTCTAAGACACCTGCCACGCTGGCACGACAAGACAAACTAAAAGCCACGTGTTGCCGCCAAAGTAAGGACCGCCCGTCGACGCCGAGGTCTTGTCCCGCGAGACACACGGCTCACATGGCTTCGTACATATCCAATTTTACCAAAGTCTCCTTTCTTTCTCACGACAAGTAGCGAGTCTTTGTCGGGTCGCTTTCAGGGGTGTTTTGGTCATTcgaagttttttttatttatttaaaaaagctACGACTCCCCAAATGATTTGAGGACAAGTATTTCGGAGAAGGAAGTAGAAACTGTagcaaaagaagagaaaacgtACGTTGAGGAGAACAGTCGGAGCGACGTGTAATTCAGTGGTTGGTGGATTTGAGTTTCCTTCTTTCCGTAGAAGataaacaaagcaaagacaaaaaaatatcgTAAGGCCAGCCTTTGATTATGAGGACCCCCACTCGTTGGACCcttttttataactttaaaCGGAGTGACGATTCTTACTGTTTTCTCAGAACTATTCTGGTTCAATACTGACTTAACCTGTAATATACTATATACTTTATAGTATATAGACTTCACACGCATGGCACGCGAGTAGTCCACGAATATGGTCACGATATTATTAGtttattcttccttttttagGTAGATTTTGGTCCATTTATGTATGAATAATTAATGTATGTTCTAATATACCTTAgggtatatattaataatttattttaaaaaaattttataaaaaattaaaaggacttttttatttttccataaaaagtttttaaaaataatttattaatgtatGTCTTAAGAttataaattagtaaaattcaACTTAATACGGTATAGTTGCATACATTATTCTTCAACTATAATAACTAGTTTGAATGGAGGGAAAGGGATAAGAAACAAAGTGAAGTGGGGGAAAAATTGAAACAAGAGATCTCAAGGAACATTGGCTTGAGTTGGAAGTCTATTAAAAGATTAGTATTAGTAATAAATTATCCTGTGCATGTAGAACGTAAAATACACACTACCCAAatacaattttcatatttttagtttatttttgcagTATGTGTAAAAACACACGCTGtgtactagttttttttttttttcctagttagAAATGAATTAAATGTTTCAAGAACTCTTGAGCATGTAATGCTCGTGCGCTTAGTAATAACTCTGCAGGAATCTAAATTCTAGTGTCCCAGCAGTTGGTGGTGATGTGCCAcctataaataaatttaggcaGTCCTGCTGTGTGTTAAGAACATGATGGTCATGGCTTTAACAGTAAGGAAGAGGTCTAGAAGATTGGGAATCTGACCAATCACCGATAGTGGTTTGATCTAAATAGTTTATGCTAACTTAtgcccaaaaataaataaataaaacaaagcaaaacccaaaaaagaaaagttttgtcGAACAACATCAGTAACTATCATAAGAAATATAAGGTCGGCATATCTATAAGCTATCTTCAGAGATATAAAATTGTCACTGTGATACCTACGGTCCTATAGAGAATTTTATAGAGCTATATATGGACTTAATTATTTATGCGAGCAGTGGAACAGAGAATTCTGTAAATTACAAGTCACTATCATATATCCTATTGCAAACTAATCATTCTTATATGAATTTTTAGAGCTGGTTATAGGCCGTGTTGAAGTTGTACGTGATTTGTAATTATTGCTACTCTCTTTTTTACATGCCATTTCCTACAGAGGATTGAAAGGAATAAGAATCTTTTCTGGTTAttaattttcaacaatttttcaaaGTGGTCCACCCACACCGGCACACCGTTCCTGGATAAGTAATTTTATATAAAGGAGCCAGTGGTCTAATCCAAATCCATTTAGACAATTCGATAATGCAATTTACTTGACTAGTTTATCTAATTTCTCATTGAGTTTGAGTTTTTCTTatccttaatttattttatttttatttttttaggccGGCAAAGTAACTCACAAGTCGAAATGGGATCGAAACTGCAGTCTCACACACCATCATAACTGAGGATGGAATGTCAGTTGGACTATAGCTCAATGGCTATTTCATTGGGTTTGAGTTGTTGTTTACTTTAACACTAGTGATGGAAccaagatttaatcttaaaaaacCAAACTATGAAccccaatttttttactattttagaatcagaaatatactaaaattttaatttcaattaatatatgaaaaataaaactagaatctatttagtattaacaaagtaaagatacaaaattattgttttaataCATTTCAACTTAATcatttatagtttattaacatgaaacttgaaattattttaaatctCGAAAATCATTTATGACtaaatagtattaaattttgcaacaatttttctttttaatatatgtgGGTCTGGGAAGTCTACAATCCGGCctaaactctatctgggcccagggcccatgccgaggaggtCTTTTACCGAGGATGAATAATCGATGGCTGGGTtgtcaaggggaacggctgagaaactACCCTGTCCTTGGCACTTCAgaacttcaatgggaagaccaacgtCTTGGtgaaggctatccccaaacagccccctgaaggggatgtgagtggaatggggcccacagggaagcagggtgtaaaattggatcaaggaaaatgcgtcccctctgcattaaatgcacctgccaacgtccagatccgattaatgagaaaagacgtttggacggtgtaaacttcgatcttcgcaactagtagaaagtaaaaggggacggttgatgggatggatacagaaataaacACCTGcttgaccaacaagtggagggctaggatcaaccaagacggactatataataaaaatgtaggTGCACCAAgcaagaggctgggaaaaaatggccaaaaaccagagcctcccagcccacctccaggagaaagactccaggggtgaagacaacGTAACCATGTGTGAACAcaacgaaaaacccaccgcctggtgaccaaggcctaacctttcaaacccacgctctacaaatcatattgtctgggcctttttacgtgcgaacccaatactgttacggttcgttacaaaatcgtgtccttacaattggcgccgtctgtgggaaaggcttgtgtgttggcataggcagtgggtcgagagagttcctttgccaTTTCTAACTGTTgattatagagttctagtgtaaagttccgctaggggctatgattcttgactaggggctacgtttgcTAGCGTCAGTCGCTTAGATGGCtttaggggcttggccgagaatctaattcccctaaagccaaggtcccacgctaaaaactgagttttggacagaatcaaggtattgtatggttctcggactcaaacctatggggaaaccaattacttggatgagaaaactgagttttggacagaaccaaggtattgtatggtcctcggactcaaacctatggggaaaccaactacttggatgagaaaactgagttttggacagaaccaaggtattgtatggtcctcggactcaaacctatggggaaaccaactacttggatgagaaaactgagttttggacagaaccaaggtattgtatggtcctcggatcaaacctatggggaaaccaactacttggatgagaaaactgagttttggacagaatcaaggtattgtatggtcctcggactcaaacctatggggaaaccaactacttggatgagaaaacggagttttggacagaaccaaggtattgtatggtcttcggattcaaacct contains:
- the LOC115993782 gene encoding NAC domain-containing protein 37-like isoform X1 encodes the protein MMESMESSVPPGFRFHPTDEELVGYYLRKKVASQKIDLDVIRDIDLYRIEPWDLQGMYVERCRIGYEEQNEWYFFSHKDKKYPTGTRTNRATMAGFWKATGRDKAVYDKAKLIGMRKTLVFYKGRAPNGQKSDWIMHEYRLESDENGPPQEEGWVVCRAFKKRTTGQTKSIEGWDSSYFYDESSGVSSVVDPIDFISRQPQNFLAQNFLCKQELEAENMRFMQSDPFVQLPQLESPSLPLIKRPSSISLISENNEEEEQINNSGCNNTKKVTDWRALDKFVASQLSQEDRFEGDGESSFGPHNHNSDMSLLLLQSSRDDEENLNGFLNASSDCDIGICIFEK
- the LOC115993782 gene encoding NAC domain-containing protein 37-like isoform X2 encodes the protein MMESMESSVPPGFRFHPTDEELVGYYLRKKVASQKIDLDVIRDIDLYRIEPWDLQERCRIGYEEQNEWYFFSHKDKKYPTGTRTNRATMAGFWKATGRDKAVYDKAKLIGMRKTLVFYKGRAPNGQKSDWIMHEYRLESDENGPPQEEGWVVCRAFKKRTTGQTKSIEGWDSSYFYDESSGVSSVVDPIDFISRQPQNFLAQNFLCKQELEAENMRFMQSDPFVQLPQLESPSLPLIKRPSSISLISENNEEEEQINNSGCNNTKKVTDWRALDKFVASQLSQEDRFEGDGESSFGPHNHNSDMSLLLLQSSRDDEENLNGFLNASSDCDIGICIFEK